In the Oncorhynchus keta strain PuntledgeMale-10-30-2019 chromosome 14, Oket_V2, whole genome shotgun sequence genome, one interval contains:
- the LOC118393170 gene encoding neuropeptide Y receptor type 1-like produces the protein MEVSHMNNSSHHTWWKEMPWGDTDECPTSMSGTTFLIVAYSALIGVGLIGNICLVFVITRQKEMRNVTNIFIANLSISDILMCIVCLPVTIIYTLMDRWILGEALCKVTPFVQCISVTVSVFSLVLIAMERHQLIIHPTGWKPVVGHSYLAVAITWMVACFISLPFFSFNVLTNSPFQNISLPFNPFTDHFICMERWPSEHKRLAYTTCLLLFQYFLPLILILVCYLRIFLRLRQRKYMVERTRDNRQKKARGSKRINAMLASIVAVFALCWLPLNIFNTVFDWNHQAIPSCQHDIIFSACHLTAMASTCVNPIIYGFLNSNFQKELKSTLYRCRCWGAPESYESFPLSIVSTEVTKGSILSKGSISMNV, from the coding sequence ATGGAGGTGTCCCATATGAACAATAGTAGTCATCACACCTGGTGGAAAGAGATGCCATGGGGCGACACAGACGAGTGCCCCACCTCCATGAGTGGCACAACATTCCTGATAGTTGCCTACAGCGCACTGATTGGGGTGGGCCTTATCGGTAACATCTGCCTGGTGTTTGTCATCACACGGCAGAAGGAGATGAGGAATGTCACCAACATATTCATCGCCAACCTGTCAATTTCTGACATCCTCATGTGCATCGTGTGCCTGCCGGTCACCATCATCTACACCCTAATGGATCGCTGGATCTTGGGGGAGGCACTCTGTAAGGTCACACCCTTTGTCCAGTGCATCTCTGTCACagtctctgtcttctccctggtCCTCATAGCCATGGAGCGCCACCAACTCATCATCCACCCCACTGGATGGAAGCCTGTTGTGGGCCACTCCTACCTGGCTGTAGCCATCACTTGGATGGTGGCCTGCTTcatctctctgcctttcttctccTTCAACGTTCTCACCAACAGTCCTTTCCAGAACATTAGCCTCCCCTTCAATCCCTTCACTGACCACTTCATCTGTATGGAGCGGTGGCCCTCAGAGCACAAACGACTGGCCTACACCACCTGCCTGCTGCTCTTCCAGTACTTCCTTCCCCTCATCCTCATCCTGGTCTGCTACTTGCGCATCTTCCTGCGTCTCAGACAGAGAAAATACATGGTGGAGCGAACCAGGGACAACCGCCAGAAGAAGGCCAGGGGGTCAAAGAGGATCAATGCCATGTTGGCCTCCATCGTGGCAGTGTTTGCCCTCTGCTGGCTCCCGCTCAACATCTTCAACACCGTGTTTGACTGGAATCACCAGGCCATCCCATCCTGCCAGCATGACATCATCTTCTCTGCCTGCCACCTCACAGCCATGGCCTCTACTTGTGTCAACCCCATCATCTATGGCTTTCTCAACAGTAACTTCCAGAAAGAGCTCAAATCTACCCTATACCGCTGCCGCTGCTGGGGGGCACCAGAGAGTTATGAGagcttccctctctctattgtCAGCACAGAAGTCACTAAGGGGTCGATCTTGAGCAAAGGATCGATCAGCATGAATGTATAG